Proteins encoded in a region of the Ziziphus jujuba cultivar Dongzao chromosome 3, ASM3175591v1 genome:
- the LOC107422891 gene encoding MDIS1-interacting receptor like kinase 2-like — protein MATSIETLVSKKEVVRQIHFLWLISNLLFCYSSTASNVYCSSSRTSRGKGGEAEALVRWKNSLGNQTISLFLASWKMLLPQSSTSTWSSTNSSCSLKRRSTSHCHWAGVKCNKSGSVVSINLASHNLRGTLQNFDFSSFPNIQSFVLSNNSLYGTIPPTFSNLSKLIYLDLSSNHFYGNIPYEICLLTNLRVFYVDGNYFNGSIPHEIGKLVSLKEFFVSGNNLLGSIPRSIGNMSKLTALILSENKFSGSIPHEIGQLKSLNRLYLDGNQLSGSIPTSIGNLSNLTTLNLGENKLSGSIPRQIGQLKSITTFCLYENHLTGSIPESIGNLIFLIDLNLSYNNITGSIPLGMNNFTELESLQIDENFLSGNLPENICLGQRLTWFTASHNYFTGPIPKSVRNCTTLVTISLEKNQLTGNISDGFGIHPNLDYMDLSDNKFFGKLTGNWRDLKKLTMLNISKNKISGKLLPEIGQATQLHILDLSSNLLVGNIPKELGRIRPLFILKLSNNMLSGKVPAEIGMLSSLEQLDLAENKLNGPIPLDFGRCSKLLQLNLRDNNFSGTIPLHIGNLHALENLDLSQNILTGELPVELGNLHMLETFNLSHNKLFGLIPLTFKDMISLILVDVSYNLLEGPLPNVKAFIEAPRAALENNKGLCGNNTNLKLCSTPKKDSKKVLVLMIISIFGTLFLLFLIVGVLLIRQKIQRNEDESRETQTRAFFEALSHDGRIVHQEIVEATENFDSKYCVGVGGFGSVYKTSLSTGQVVAVKKFHENDGVMSSEETFTSEIYVLTRVRHRNIIKLYGFCSHTRHSFLVYEFMERGSLVKILSDDVQAKELEWSKRVNIVKGLAKAICYLHHECFPPIVHRDISSKNVLLEAEYEAHISDFGSARAFHPGSSNWSPFAGTVGYSAPELAYTMKINEKSDVYSFGVVTLEVIMGKHPGDLVLSLSTSPLIEVHQILLKDVLDQRLSPPRRQVADQVAYIVEQAFACLNPIPQSRPTMKQVSEKLSTSSVLSLSKPLHMLTLKQLIDLTTCASSAA, from the exons ATGGCAACGTCAATTGAGACACTTGTCTCCAAGAAGGAGGTTGTACGGCAAATCCATTTTCTTTGGCTTATCAGCAACCTATTGTTTTGTTATTCTAGTACTGCCTCAAATGTTTATTGTAGTTCTTCTAGAACAAGCCGAGGAAAAGGAGGAGAAGCTGAGGCCCTTGTCAGATGGAAAAACAGCCTTGGTAATCAAactatttctctttttcttgcCTCTTGGAAAATGTTGCTTCCTCAAAGCTCTACCTCAACATGGTCTAGCACTAATTCTTCTTGCAGTCTCAAAAGAAGAAGCACAAGTCACTGCCATTGGGCTGGAGTTAAATGTAACAAGTCAGGAAGTGTGGTCAGTATAAATCTTGCTAGTCATAATCTAAGAGGTACGCTCCAAAACTTTGACTTCTCATCTTTTCCCAACATACAATCCTTTGTGCTTTCTAACAATTCGCTTTATGGAACCATCCCTCCCACTTTTAGTAACCTTTCTAAACTCATTTACCTTGATTTGAGTAGCAATCATTTCTATGGAAATATTCCATATGAAATTTGCCTATTGACAAACTTACGCGTATTTTATGTGGATGGGAATTATTTCAATGGCTCTATACCACATGAAATAGGCAAGCTGGTGTCCCTCAAAGAGTTTTTCGTTAGTGGAAACAATCTTTTGGGTTCAATTCCAAGATCCATTGGAAACATGAGCAAATTAACTGCTCTAATTCTTagtgaaaataaattttccGGATCCATCCCTCATGAAATAGGACAGCTTAAATCACTTAACAGACTTTACTTGGATGGAAATCAGCTATCCGGCTCAATTCCTACGTCCATTGGAAACTTGAGCAACTTAACTACTTTAAACCTCGGTGAAAACAAATTATCGGGATCCATCCCTCGCCAAATAGGACAACTCAAATCCATTACAACCTTTTGCTTGTATGAAAACCATCTCACAGGCTCAATTCCTGAGTCGATCGGAAACCTCATATTCCTCATCGACTTAAATTTGTCCTACAACAACATCACAGGTTCTATTCCACTTGGAATGAACAATTTCACGGAATTGGAATCATTACAAATTGATGAAAACTTTTTGTCCGGCAATCTTCCAGAAAATATTTGTCTTGGTCAGAGGTTAACATGGTTTACGGCATCTCATAACTATTTTACAGGTCCCATCCCAAAAAGTGTGAGAAATTGTACTACTTTAGTCACAATTTCTcttgaaaaaaatcaattaacagGAAATATATCAGATGGGTTTGGAATACACCCAAACTTAGACTATATGGACCTAAGTGACAACAAGTTCTTTGGTAAACTTACCGGAAATTGGAGAGACCTGAAAAAACTTACCATGTTGAAcatctcaaaaaataaaatttctggtAAGCTACTTCCTGAAATTGGGCAAGCCACTCAGTTGCATATACTTGACCTCTCAAGCAATCTTCTGGTTGGGAATATTCCCAAGGAATTGGGACGAATAAGACCTTTATTCATCCTTAAACTCAGCAATAACATGTTGTCTGGCAAAGTCCCGGCGGAAATTGGAATGTTATCTAGCCTTGAACAGCTTGACCTTGCAGAAAATAAACTGAATGGACCAATTCCCTTAGATTTTGGACGTTGTTCAAAACTATTGCAATTGAACTTGAGAGATAACAATTTCAGTGGGACTATTCCTTTGCATATTGGGAATTTGCATGCCCTCGAAAATCTTGATCTGAGTCAGAATATACTTACTGGAGAGTTGCCTGTAGAGCTTGGAAATTTGCACATGTTAGAAACATTCAACCTCTCTCATAACAAGCTTTTTGGCTTGATACCACTCACATTCAAAGACATGATAAGCTTGATATTGGTTGATGTATCTTACAATTTGTTAGAAGGTCCTCTCCCCAATGTCAAAGCCTTCATAGAGGCCCCAAGAGCagcattggaaaataataaaggcCTTTGCGGCAACAACACCAATTTGAAGCTTTGCTCAACACCTAAGAAAGATAGCAAGAAAGTCCTAGTGTTGatgataatatcaatttttggCACTCTGTTTCTATTGTTTCTCATTGTTGGAGTACTTCTCATTCGCCAAAAAATACAAAGGAACGAGGATGAATCCCGAGAAACACAAACTAGAGCTTTCTTTGAAGCATTGAGCCATGATGGGAGAATAGTTCATCAAGAAATAGTTGAAGCCACAGAAAACTTTGACTCCAAATATTGCGTTGGAGTTGGAGGATTTGGAAGTGTTTATAAAACATCATTGTCAACAGGTCAAGTAGTTGCAGTGAAAAAGTTCCATGAGAATGATGGAGTAATGTCCAGTGAAGAAACTTTCACAAGTGAGATTTATGTGTTGACAAGAGTACGCCATCGAAATATCATTAAGCTTTATGGATTTTGTTCACATACAAGACACTCATTTTTGGTGTATGAGTTCATGGAAAGAGGAAGCTTAGTAAAGATATTGAGTGATGATGTTCAGGCAAAGGAGTTGGAGTGGAGTAAGAGAGTAAATATTGTCAAAGGTTTAGCCAAGGCGATATGCTATTTGCACCATGAATGTTTCCCTCCTATAGTGCACAGAGACATATCAAGCAAGAATGTTTTGTTGGAGGCAGAATATGAAGCTCATATTTCTGATTTTGGTTCAGCTAGAGCTTTTCATCCTGGCTCATCAAATTGGAGTCCATTTGCAGGAACCGTTGGATACTCAGCTCCAG AACTTGCTTACACgatgaaaataaatgaaaagagcGATGTATACAGCTTTGGAGTTGTAACATTGGAAGTGATAATGGGAAAACATCCAGGAGATCTGGTCTTGTCTTTGTCCACATCACCATTAATAGAAGTTCATCAGATTCTACTCAAGGATGTATTGGATCAACGTCTCTCACCCCCAAGAAGGCAAGTAGCAGACCAAGTGGCCTACATTGTAGAGCAAGCATTTGCTTGCCTAAATCCAATCCCACAATCTCGGCCCACTATGAAGCAAGTGTCTGAGAAGCTATCGACTTCATCAGTACTATCATTATCAAAGCCTCTTCACATGCTTACACTTAAGCAGCTGATTGATCTCACAACCTGCGCCTCCTCAGCAgcttaa